The following are encoded together in the Candidatus Nanopelagicales bacterium genome:
- a CDS encoding DUF4442 domain-containing protein — MNLEDVKTGFPQAVPMVGTLSLGFEDLSPERAVMRLPEQPAYFNHVGGPHAGAMFTLAESASGALVLANFGDRLADATPLAVEASIRYKKLAMGDVTATAVMMRTAEEVLAELDGGGRPEFVIEITIATDDGTVTGEMTIVWTLKPTRKP, encoded by the coding sequence ATGAATCTTGAAGATGTGAAGACCGGATTCCCACAGGCGGTCCCCATGGTAGGGACGTTGTCCCTCGGGTTTGAGGATCTGTCGCCGGAGCGAGCGGTGATGAGACTGCCCGAGCAGCCCGCCTATTTCAACCATGTGGGTGGCCCGCACGCAGGGGCCATGTTCACCTTGGCCGAGTCAGCCAGTGGTGCTTTGGTACTGGCGAATTTCGGCGATCGCCTTGCCGATGCAACGCCGCTGGCCGTCGAAGCGTCCATTCGCTACAAGAAACTGGCGATGGGTGATGTCACGGCCACCGCAGTCATGATGCGAACAGCCGAAGAGGTACTTGCCGAGCTAGATGGCGGAGGTCGACCGGAGTTCGTCATCGAGATCACGATCGCCACCGACGACGGCACGGTCACCGGCGAGATGACTATCGTGTGGACGCTCAAGCCGACCCGTAAGCCATAG